GGAGACCGGATACGTGCCGAGGTCCGGGCTGTACGCGATCGTCAGGTCGTCGATTGGGCGGTCAGGTGCGTCTGCGTACGTGGTTCCGTCGTCGGGAAGCGAGAACGGGTCGCGCCCGTCGGGGCCGGCCATCACGTCGAGCATGAGTGCGGCGTCCTCGACGGTTCGACTCATCGGACCGAGATGGCTACACGGCGTGTGATTGCTGAACGCGTTCGGTCGACCTGGCTCGGGAACGAGCCCGAACGTCGGTTTATGTCCGAACACGCCACAGCAGGCCGCAGGGACGCGGATGGAGCCGCCGGTATCCGACCCCTGGGCGATGGGGACGAGCGAGTCGCCGAGTGCGGCACCCGCGCCGCCCGATGAGCCGCCCGAAATTTTTCCCGGGTCGAACGGCGTTCCCGTGGGACCGGCGACCAGATTATCCGTCGCGACACCCAGGCCGAACTCGGGTGTGTTCGTCTTTCCGACGATGATCGCACCGGCCTCCTTCAACCGTGACACGAACAGGTCGTCTTCCTCGGCGACGTTATCCTCGTACAGCTTCGAACCGAACGTGGTCCGGATCCCCTCGACGTTGTCAAGGTCTTTGATCGCAACCGGAACGCCGTGAAGCGGACCGAGCGACTCGCCGTTCTCGATCGCTCGTTCGGCTTCGCGAGCCTGTTCGCGGGCCAACTCCTCGGTGATGGTAACGAAGGCGTTCGTCCGTTCGTTTCGGTCGGCGATTCGATCGAGGTGTGCGTCGACGACCGCTGTCGGCGAGACGTCGCCGTCCCGAATCCGTCGGGCGATTCCCGCAGCAGACATGTGAGTTAGTTCGTCAGTCACGGCTACTAGCTCGTTCGCGTCGGTAAAATGTATGCGGGTCGGTCACATCCTTCGCCGGGAGTTTGCGCCACCCAGCCGCGCTATGAACTTATTTATAGATTGGAATGCGTGTGTTTGGTAATGGCACAGGCAACTGTCAACACCCCCGAGCAGGTGACACAACTCGAGACGCTCGTCAGGGTGAACCTGACAGACGAACAGATTACGACCGAGACGGTACCGCAGGAGTACCGCGACCGATTCATCGCCGGCAAGGGGCTCGGTGCGGCGTTGCTCCTCGACGAGGTCGAGGCCGGCGTCGATCCGCTCTCGCCGGAGAACAACCTCTACTTCATGTTCGGACCGCTCACCGGATTCGCACCGGGGACCTCGCGGTACGGAGCCGTCACGAAGTCGCCGCTGACCGGCACGTTCGTCGACTCCTACTCCGGCGGCCACTTCCCGACCATGGTCCGGTACGCGCTGCCGGACGTGCTCGCGATCGCGATCGAGGGCCGCGCGGAGAACCCGATGACGCTCCGGATCACCGAGGGCGAACTGACACTCGAGGATGCCACTGAGCTGTGGGGCCTGGATACGAAAGAGACGGCCCGCCAGTTCGAGGGCAAGCAGACGAAAACGGCGTGTATCGGGCCGGCCGGCGAGAACGAGGTCGCCTACGCGACGATCTCGAGCGACGAGGGCACCCACCACGCGGGTCGCGGCGGTGTCGGCGCTGTCATGGGCTCGAAAAATCTGAAGGCGGTCGTGGCAACGGGGAACTCGCCGCCGAAAGCACCCGATATTCAACAGCTGAAGGTCGAGCACACCCAGCGACTGGGAACCGACGACGAGGTCTCCTGGGCGCGAAACGGCGGGACACAGCTCATCGTCGACTGGACCCAGCAGGTCGGCGCGCTGCCCTCGCACAACTGGTCGCGTGGCACCGTCGAGAACGTCGACGATCTGAACATCGACGCCTTCTCGGAGGGGCACGTCGGCACCGATTCGTGTTTCGGCTGTCCGGTCGCCTGCGGCCACGTGGTCGATTTCGAGGAAAGCGACGCCGACGTCGACGGTGTGTTCCAGGGAGCCAGCGTCGACTGGGGGCCGGAGTACGAGACGATCGGCATGATGGGCGCGAATACGGACATCACGAACGTGACCGAGGTGACCGAACTCGCGAATCTCGCCGACACGCTCGGCATGGATACGATCTCGCTCGGCAACGTCCTCTCGTGGCTGATGGAGGTCTCCGAGGAAGGACTGGTCGACTCCGATCTGCGCTGGGGCGACGCCGAAGCCGCCGCCGAAGTCATCCGCGATATCGCCCAGCGAGAGGGCATCGGCGACGAACTCGCAGAGGGGACCGCCCGCGCGGCGGAACTGCTCTGTGACGGCCACCCCGACGCGCGGGAAGCCGCCGTCCAGGTGAAGGGACTCGAGTTACCCGCCTACGAACCCCGGGCCTCGTTCAGTATGGCGCTCGCGTACGCGACCGCAGACAGGGGTGCCTGCCACCAGCGGGCGTTCCCAATCGGCTCCGACGCGCTGGGTGGGGAACGAGACCCACACGATACAGACGGCCACGCCGAAGTGGTCATCGACGAGCAAGACGAGACCGCGCTGACCTACAGCATGGTCTCGTGTTCGTTCACCGCGTACAACTACGAGCGGGTCTGTGAGTGGCTCAACGAACTCGCCTACGACGTGACAGTCGAGGACCTGCAGGCGGTCGGTGAACGCGCCTGGAACGCCACGCGGCTGTTCAACCTCCGCGAAGGGTTCGAGCGAGACGACGACGCCTTGCCGGAGCGATTCACCACGCCACTCGAGCGCGGTGGGCCGGCGGACGGGAACGCGATCACAGAAGAGCAGTTCGAGACGATGCTCGATTCGTACTACGAACAGCGCGGCTGGACGGAAGCAGGAGAGCCAACACCCGAGACGTTAGCACGGCTCGAGATCGAGTCGCTCGCGCCGGAGTCGCAGTCGGCGTAGCACACCAGTTCTGCTTTCAATTTTGTAAGGCGTATGAGCCACAGCCCCTCAATATTCGCCCGTCGGAAACGTCGACGGCATCTCCTCGATCTCGTGGACGCGAAAGTCGGCCGGCGGGTCGTCGAACCGATCGAGTTCGAACGGCTCGAGCGAAACCATCGGCTCCTCACCCGTCACGAGCGCACGGACTGCAGTGCCCGTGAACGGTGACATCGAAATTCCGGCCGTCACCCCCGTAACGACCACCAGTCCGTCCGGTGCGTTCTCGGGCGCATCCAGAACGGGAAGCCCGTCGGGCGTGATCGCCGACCCTTTCGAACAGGTGTGATAGCTGCCGTTCACGATCCGTACCTCGTCGATATCAGTTGCGACGGACTCGAGTACCCCCTCGACCTCGCGAAGATACTCGGCGGGCGGACTTCGCGGCGGCCGGTCGCGCTCCGGCAGGAAGTACATGCCACCAGAGACAAGGAACGTCTGCGGCCGGTCGGGTTCCGGCCGCCACCAGACGTCCCTGCCGTACATCATCGGGTATGCGTCGTCGAGTTCGCCGTCTACGTTGACCCGGAGGTTACAGTAGATGAACTGCCGCGTCGGCAGGTCCACGAACGACTCGACAAGCGACCCAGTCTGTGCACCAGCGGCACAGACGACCGTCTCGGCCTCGATACGGCCGTCGGGCGTCTCGACACCGACGACGGTGTCGTCGTCAGTCACAATCCGTTCGACCGGCGTCTGCGTTCGGATCTCCGCGCCGCGTTCGCGTGCCGTTTCGGCGAGCGCCGTCGCGTACTCTCTAACGTCGATGATCCCACTCTCTGCCTTCACGAGGCCACCGTCGAACCCGTCGAGATCGAACCGACCGGGCCAGCGCTCCGCTAGCTCCGACGTGGGACAGTACTCGAGTTCGTATCCCTCGCGGTCGAACAGCGGCTGGTACGCTTCGACGAACGAGTCCCGTTCGGCGTCCGTCTCGGCCAGTTCGACGTACGGCCGGTCGTGAAACGTGAAGCCGTGGCTTCCATCGAGTGCTCGAAACGCCTCGATAGAGTGCTCGACGGCGGCCGGATACGGCGCCCAGTCCGCGAACGGTCCGACGAAGCCGGCGGCGTACCCTGACGCACCCGCACCCACGCGGCCGGCCTCGAGGACGACCACGTCGTGGTCCGACGCGAGTTCGATCGCGCTCCACAGCCCGGATGCACCTGCGCCGATGATGACGACATCTGCTCTCCCTTCGGATTGGTCTATGCCCATCGTTACCACCCATCGTGTATCCGGAGCAAAATAAATGAATTGACTTCTCGCACTCGCACTCACACCGGCGAACAGGAGCCATGGAATAACGGGCTATCGAACGCTCGACGCTCGGAACGTCGAGCGCCGACGTACCTACATAAACTTCGACTCGATAAACCGCGACACCGCCGCCGCACCCAGTCGCTGCGTATTCCGTGTCGGATCCAGTCGCGGCGCAACCTCGACGAGGTCAAGCGCACCAATTGCGTCGCAGGTGCCGAGGTACTCGAGTGCGGTGAGGAACTGGTTCGCATCGAGGCCGCCGAATTCGGGAGTTCCAGTTCCAGGGGCGATCGTGGGTTCGACGACGTCGATGTCGACGGTGAGGTAGACGACGTCACAGGAGGCTGTGACGTGGTCGATTGCGTCGGCGAGGCAGGCTTCGATCCCGCGGTCGTGGACATCTCGCGCGTAGTCGACGTAGAGACCGGATTCGTCGACGAACGACGGGAACTCGGGGTCTTCGAAGGCACGCAGGCCGATCATCGCGTGGGTTTCGTAGCTGCCGTGGGGTGAGTCGGCGATGAGGTTCATCGGTGAGCCGTGCCAGTGTTCGCCGTGGAGGTCGCGCTCGCCGTAAATATCGGAGTGGGAGTCGAGGTGGATCAGGCCGACGCGGCCGTCGACGGTCTTCGAGAAGCCAGTGAACGACGGGTAGGTGAGGTAGTGGTCACCGCCGAGGACGACGGGGAACGTGTGTGTGGCAACTGTTTCGACGGCGTCTCGAATGTAGTCGCCCGTCTGCTCGACATCGGTCGTTACCACGGGAACGTCACCACAGTCCTGAATCTGGATGGAGCCATAGTCTGTGACCTGGCCCGTCCCTGCATTGTACTGTGGCTCGCTCCGGCCGTACCAGCCCGATTCGCGACGGAGTGCTTCCGGGCCGTACCGTGTTCCTGGTTGTCGTGAGGCGGCACCGTCGAAGGGGACACCAAGCACGCCGATGTCGACGTCGTCAGTGAGTTCGTCTCGGGGCTTCCGAACACCGTTCAGGAACGAGTCCGCGCCGACGTAGCTCGGTGAGAGCTCGTCGTTTTGCGTGTCATCTTCTCCCATGTCCTGGGCAATGGATGCGGCTGGGATAAATATGCTGATAGGTGGTACAGTCTGGTACAGGATACTGCTTTCCAGAAGTCAGTTAAAAGTCAGTCGCGCTACGTGGCCGTTGTCCTGGCATACAGATACATCCTCTCAGGGTCTGCTTGCTTCGCCAGCCAACATCCGTTGACTGCGGGTACGGACGACTCATACGGATCGTATCAACGGTCAGCGTATGCCAGCAGCATCTCGGCGTGGGAGAGTTCACAGTCGACGAGCCCGCCGATGGTATCGTTGCCGTCAATGGCCAAGAACTCGTCGGCGCCTTCGGAGTTGGCGCCGTACCCGAGCCCGACACCATACAGGACGGGAATGTCAAATCGCGTCCCGAACACCGCCCAGGGAACACCGCCTGCGGAGAACGGCCACAGCGTCACGTCGGTATCATGGTTCTCGAACACATCTCTGGCGGCCACGACGAGGTCGGAGTCTGGATCGGTCTTACACCAGGTATGTTTCCCGAACACGTCAACGTCGATGTCCGCAAATCCCTGGTTGTCGAGGTGTTCGCGGAGTTGCCGATAGACGACGTCCGGATCGAAGCCGCGAGGCATTCGAATGTCGAGCGTTGCGTGTCCCTCTCCCGGAAGGATGAACGGCTTGGTTCCCGTTCCGGAACCGAGGAAGCCTGTGTTAATTCCCTGAATATTGAACGACTCGGGTCCGTAGAAGTGCTGGACGAACGCCTCCACGACGTCTTCATGGAGGTCCGATTTCAGTTTCGTCACTTCGCCGGCGCCTTGAGAGAGGCCCGGAAGGTGTTGCCACAGTTCCTCTCTGGGCGTCTCCGTCTGACTGTCGAGGCGATCGACGAACGCTCGAACCTCCTCGCGTTCGTCCGCAGTCGGCGGTTCATACTGGTCGTAGAAGCCGCTGATTTCGATCTGGGTTCCATTTTCGTCAGTCAGCGAGGAGAGGGCGTCCACGAGTCGCCATGCAGGACTATCGACGGTCGCGTTACTCATCGCATGGATGTCGCCGCCGGCCGGCCCACGTCCCCATCGATCGCCCGAGACCTGCAGGGTGAAATACAGTGCGGACTTGTAGCCAAGTGAGCCCGTTACGTTTCCGTCCTCGCTCTGACCAGCGAGCGGGCAAAAACAGGCGTCAGCTTCCCGAATGCGGTCGGCATACTGATCGAGCATCTCGTAGTAGTGAGGACTCCCGTTGAGCTCCTCAGCTTCTAGCAGAAACATAACGTTCACCGGCAACTCACCGAGTGCCCGCTTGGTCGCCTCGAGAGCGTTGAGCCAGGCGACGAACGCACCTTTAACTTTGACTGCTCCACGTCCGTAGATGACACGACCGTATTCGTCAGTCTCGACGAGTGTGCCACCGAAGGGATCGTGCGTCCACTCGTCTTCGTCGCCGACGGGACGAGTGTCTAACATTCCATAGTTAACAACCGTCTTCGCTGCGCCGGCGTCATAATACCCCCAGACGCCTGGTGCACCGTCGGTCTCGATCAGTGCTGCCTCCCCACATCCGATCTCTTCGAGGTAGCCACGAGCCAGTTCGGCGATTCCTCGAAGCCCGTTTCTGTCGACGCTGACGCTCGGTTGGCGGATCGTCTGCTGAATCCGATGAACGTGATTGTCCAGGTCTGACTCAATTTGCTCGCGGAGTTGTTTGCTTTCTTTAATCATCATTGTCTACCTCTAGCATGGGTCGTGCAAGATACTATACTCGATAATGGGAGGAGTGAACGGGAACGGCCAAAGCGGAGAGTGATCAGACGGTGCTCACACCGAACCCCTTGATCAGGTGCTTGTAGACGAGGAAGACGAACAACACCGGCGGGAGGATCATGATCATCACGCCGCCGAGGATCATGCCCCAGTTGGTCGTCGCCATATCGATCAGGTTCGCAATCCCGAGTGGAAGCGTGTACAGCGCGTTATCGTTGAGGATGATGAGCGCGAAGAAGTACTCGTTCCACGAGAGGAAGAACGCAAAGATCGACGTCGCGACGATTCCCGGGAGCGAGAGTGGCAAGATGATCTTCGTGACGATGGTCACTCTGCTCGCCCCGGCAAGTCGCGCGGACTCCTCGATCTCCGGGGTGATATCGAGGAAGAACACCCGGAGTAACAGCAACGCAAACGGCAGTGCGAACGCTGTGTGGGCGAGTGCGAGCCCGAACAGCGAGTTAGTGAGGCCGATGTTCTGGAAGATGATGAACAGCGGAATACCGAGCAGGATGAGCGGGAACATGTAGATCAACACGCTCAGGTTCGCGATGTACCGCCGGCCGTGGAACTCGTAGCGCGAGACGGCGTACGCCGCGGGAATCGCGATGAGCAGCGTCAGGATGATCGTCGTTACCGCGACGATGAGACTATTCCGGAAGTACAACGCGAAGTTCGTCTGCTCGAAGAGGATGTGGTAGTTCTCGAAGGACACCTCGGAGGGGACGATCACGGGTGGCCACGAGAACAGTTCCTCACTCGGCCGAACCGTCGAGAGGAATCCCCAGATTAACGGTATCAACACGACGAACGTCGTGACGATCACCGCGGTGTACGTTGCGATTCGTTCCAGGTAGTGTCGTTGCTGCTGCGTGAGTTGTGGTGAGAGTGACGTCATCGTGGTTCCTCCGTCGTTCCGTACAGTCTGAAGTAGCCGTACACGATCACTGCGAGCACGAGGAACGTCACGACTGCGACGCTCGCCCCTTCACCAAGGTCGTTCCCGATGAACGTCAGCCGGTACGCCATGATGGGAAGCGTCTCGGTTGCGTTCCCGGGGCCGCCCTGCGTGCCCAGCCAGATGATGTCGAACAGGTTGAACGTCCAGACAAGGCGCAGGAGGATTGCCACGAACAGCACGCCACGAAGCTGTGGTAGTGTGATGTAGCGGAACATCTCCCATCGTGACGCCCCCATGAGCCGCGCCGATTCGTAGTACGACTTGGGGATGGTCTGGAGCTTTGCAAGCACCAGCATCGTCACGAACGGATACAGCCGCCAGCCGCTGATCAAAATCAACGCGGGCATCGCGTACCGCGTACTCGCGAGCCAGGCGATTGGCTCATCGATCAGCGTCGAAACGACGAGCGCGTAGTTGCCGACGCCGTACAGGCCGTCGAGCATCCAGCGAAAGAGGATGACCGCCGCAACCGTCGGAACCATGTACGGAACGAGGATCAACCCCGTCGCGATCCGCTCACCCGTAAACGTCCGATTGAGCAAGAGCCCGGTTGCAACACCGACAACGACGGTGAGGAACACCGACCCCGCTGTGTAGATGACCCCATTCCAGAGCGCGTTGTAGAACGTTCCGGATCGAAGGAGATCGATGTAGTTCGCGAGCCCGACGACCTCCGAATCGCCCAGAAAGATGCTGATGTCCTGTAGGCTGTAGATGATCGCCTGGACGGTCGGGTACAGATAGAGCGCGACGAGCGTCGCGACTAGCGGTAACACCAGCAAGATGCCGACCGTATTCTCCTGGAGCTCGTCGAACTCCCGCCGCGCAAGATACCGAAATTCCCGTTTTGCAGTTGTGATGAAATCGCTCGCGTAGCTCATTGCTAGACGTTCAGTTGATCTTCGTAGTCATCGCGAATTTCGTCCGCCCAATGTTCGGCTGCATCCTGGGGATCTTCGTCCTCCAAGATCACGTCCTGAACGGAACTGATAACGTGTGTTTCGGCGACGGCCTGCCCCGTCACCGGGTTGATGTGACCCTCGTTTTCCTCGACGGCGACGACCCGACCGTACTCGTCTGCGATGTCGACGAGGTCCCGGTAGTGCTCTTCGTAGTCCTGCATAACGTCCGTCTCCCACAGGTCGTCCTCCTCGAGTATGCCGTGAATCGCCGGAACGTGACTCGCCGGCTGGGCGGTCATCAATCGCATGACGCCTTCGAACGAGGTGATCTCTCGCAACAGGTCCTTCGCTAGCTCCGGATGTTCGGTCTCGGCACCGAGTCCGTGGCCCAGGCCGGTCAGCCGCGCAACCGGCTCGTAACTCGAGTCGTACGCTGGAATCGGCGCAACCTGCACGTCTCCAGTCAGGTCCGGGTTGTATTCTTCGATGTCGTACGGAATGACGTTGGTGGAGTACCACGTCATCGCGTACGTCCCCTGGTACAGCGGCGGACGCATTTCCGGAATGTCAGCACCGTGGGCCGCCTGTGGACTGAATTCGTTCAGGTCCCGCATGAACTCGAGCATCTCGACCGTCTCCTCGGAGTCGTAGACGACCTCGTCGTCTGTGTTGATGACCGAACCGCCTCGGCCGTGAAGCAGAGACAGGGGCAGGATTCCGTGGAAGTGGTTGCTCCCGAGGAAGACCGGGCTCCCGTACAGGTTTTCGTCCTCGTCGGTCATCGTCTCGGCGGCGGTGTGGTATTCGTCCCACGAGTCAAATGGCGGCATCGGCGCATCGTACTCGTTGAACAGGTCCTCGCGGTAGATGAGCGTCGAAACTGTCCCTGTGTTCGGCGCGAAGTAGTAATCGCCGTCCATCTGGACGAGGAACTCCTCTCGCCAGTGGTCCTCTGCACCCATGTCCTCGATGACGTCGTTGATCGGCTGGTACAGCCCTTCCTGCACGCCGAACACGTTGTTCCCCGGCGAGGCGAGCATCAGCAGGTCGTACGGATTGCCGCCGGCCTGTGCCTGTGCGGCTTCCGATGGCGCGGATGCGAAATCGGATCGGGTGTACTCCACCTCACAATCGTGTTCCTCCTCGAACTCGTCGAAGATTGCACGGTACTCGTCCTCTTGTTGCTGGTACGCCGAGTTGATGACTCGCAACACTGGGCCGCCGTTCCCGCCGCCCAGACAACCAGCCACCG
This genomic stretch from Natrialba magadii ATCC 43099 harbors:
- a CDS encoding carbohydrate ABC transporter permease, with protein sequence MSYASDFITTAKREFRYLARREFDELQENTVGILLVLPLVATLVALYLYPTVQAIIYSLQDISIFLGDSEVVGLANYIDLLRSGTFYNALWNGVIYTAGSVFLTVVVGVATGLLLNRTFTGERIATGLILVPYMVPTVAAVILFRWMLDGLYGVGNYALVVSTLIDEPIAWLASTRYAMPALILISGWRLYPFVTMLVLAKLQTIPKSYYESARLMGASRWEMFRYITLPQLRGVLFVAILLRLVWTFNLFDIIWLGTQGGPGNATETLPIMAYRLTFIGNDLGEGASVAVVTFLVLAVIVYGYFRLYGTTEEPR
- a CDS encoding ABC transporter substrate-binding protein, which gives rise to MGNDTKDHGNGATQRATSRDTYRRRTVLKGATTGATIGALSVAGCLGGGNGGPVLRVINSAYQQQEDEYRAIFDEFEEEHDCEVEYTRSDFASAPSEAAQAQAGGNPYDLLMLASPGNNVFGVQEGLYQPINDVIEDMGAEDHWREEFLVQMDGDYYFAPNTGTVSTLIYREDLFNEYDAPMPPFDSWDEYHTAAETMTDEDENLYGSPVFLGSNHFHGILPLSLLHGRGGSVINTDDEVVYDSEETVEMLEFMRDLNEFSPQAAHGADIPEMRPPLYQGTYAMTWYSTNVIPYDIEEYNPDLTGDVQVAPIPAYDSSYEPVARLTGLGHGLGAETEHPELAKDLLREITSFEGVMRLMTAQPASHVPAIHGILEEDDLWETDVMQDYEEHYRDLVDIADEYGRVVAVEENEGHINPVTGQAVAETHVISSVQDVILEDEDPQDAAEHWADEIRDDYEDQLNV
- a CDS encoding carbohydrate ABC transporter permease; translation: MTSLSPQLTQQQRHYLERIATYTAVIVTTFVVLIPLIWGFLSTVRPSEELFSWPPVIVPSEVSFENYHILFEQTNFALYFRNSLIVAVTTIILTLLIAIPAAYAVSRYEFHGRRYIANLSVLIYMFPLILLGIPLFIIFQNIGLTNSLFGLALAHTAFALPFALLLLRVFFLDITPEIEESARLAGASRVTIVTKIILPLSLPGIVATSIFAFFLSWNEYFFALIILNDNALYTLPLGIANLIDMATTNWGMILGGVMIMILPPVLFVFLVYKHLIKGFGVSTV
- a CDS encoding aldehyde ferredoxin oxidoreductase family protein, giving the protein MAQATVNTPEQVTQLETLVRVNLTDEQITTETVPQEYRDRFIAGKGLGAALLLDEVEAGVDPLSPENNLYFMFGPLTGFAPGTSRYGAVTKSPLTGTFVDSYSGGHFPTMVRYALPDVLAIAIEGRAENPMTLRITEGELTLEDATELWGLDTKETARQFEGKQTKTACIGPAGENEVAYATISSDEGTHHAGRGGVGAVMGSKNLKAVVATGNSPPKAPDIQQLKVEHTQRLGTDDEVSWARNGGTQLIVDWTQQVGALPSHNWSRGTVENVDDLNIDAFSEGHVGTDSCFGCPVACGHVVDFEESDADVDGVFQGASVDWGPEYETIGMMGANTDITNVTEVTELANLADTLGMDTISLGNVLSWLMEVSEEGLVDSDLRWGDAEAAAEVIRDIAQREGIGDELAEGTARAAELLCDGHPDAREAAVQVKGLELPAYEPRASFSMALAYATADRGACHQRAFPIGSDALGGERDPHDTDGHAEVVIDEQDETALTYSMVSCSFTAYNYERVCEWLNELAYDVTVEDLQAVGERAWNATRLFNLREGFERDDDALPERFTTPLERGGPADGNAITEEQFETMLDSYYEQRGWTEAGEPTPETLARLEIESLAPESQSA
- a CDS encoding agmatinase family protein, giving the protein MGEDDTQNDELSPSYVGADSFLNGVRKPRDELTDDVDIGVLGVPFDGAASRQPGTRYGPEALRRESGWYGRSEPQYNAGTGQVTDYGSIQIQDCGDVPVVTTDVEQTGDYIRDAVETVATHTFPVVLGGDHYLTYPSFTGFSKTVDGRVGLIHLDSHSDIYGERDLHGEHWHGSPMNLIADSPHGSYETHAMIGLRAFEDPEFPSFVDESGLYVDYARDVHDRGIEACLADAIDHVTASCDVVYLTVDIDVVEPTIAPGTGTPEFGGLDANQFLTALEYLGTCDAIGALDLVEVAPRLDPTRNTQRLGAAAVSRFIESKFM
- a CDS encoding NAD(P)/FAD-dependent oxidoreductase, which encodes MGIDQSEGRADVVIIGAGASGLWSAIELASDHDVVVLEAGRVGAGASGYAAGFVGPFADWAPYPAAVEHSIEAFRALDGSHGFTFHDRPYVELAETDAERDSFVEAYQPLFDREGYELEYCPTSELAERWPGRFDLDGFDGGLVKAESGIIDVREYATALAETARERGAEIRTQTPVERIVTDDDTVVGVETPDGRIEAETVVCAAGAQTGSLVESFVDLPTRQFIYCNLRVNVDGELDDAYPMMYGRDVWWRPEPDRPQTFLVSGGMYFLPERDRPPRSPPAEYLREVEGVLESVATDIDEVRIVNGSYHTCSKGSAITPDGLPVLDAPENAPDGLVVVTGVTAGISMSPFTGTAVRALVTGEEPMVSLEPFELDRFDDPPADFRVHEIEEMPSTFPTGEY
- a CDS encoding M20/M25/M40 family metallo-hydrolase → MMIKESKQLREQIESDLDNHVHRIQQTIRQPSVSVDRNGLRGIAELARGYLEEIGCGEAALIETDGAPGVWGYYDAGAAKTVVNYGMLDTRPVGDEDEWTHDPFGGTLVETDEYGRVIYGRGAVKVKGAFVAWLNALEATKRALGELPVNVMFLLEAEELNGSPHYYEMLDQYADRIREADACFCPLAGQSEDGNVTGSLGYKSALYFTLQVSGDRWGRGPAGGDIHAMSNATVDSPAWRLVDALSSLTDENGTQIEISGFYDQYEPPTADEREEVRAFVDRLDSQTETPREELWQHLPGLSQGAGEVTKLKSDLHEDVVEAFVQHFYGPESFNIQGINTGFLGSGTGTKPFILPGEGHATLDIRMPRGFDPDVVYRQLREHLDNQGFADIDVDVFGKHTWCKTDPDSDLVVAARDVFENHDTDVTLWPFSAGGVPWAVFGTRFDIPVLYGVGLGYGANSEGADEFLAIDGNDTIGGLVDCELSHAEMLLAYADR
- a CDS encoding amidase encodes the protein MTDELTHMSAAGIARRIRDGDVSPTAVVDAHLDRIADRNERTNAFVTITEELAREQAREAERAIENGESLGPLHGVPVAIKDLDNVEGIRTTFGSKLYEDNVAEEDDLFVSRLKEAGAIIVGKTNTPEFGLGVATDNLVAGPTGTPFDPGKISGGSSGGAGAALGDSLVPIAQGSDTGGSIRVPAACCGVFGHKPTFGLVPEPGRPNAFSNHTPCSHLGPMSRTVEDAALMLDVMAGPDGRDPFSLPDDGTTYADAPDRPIDDLTIAYSPDLGTYPVSETVTSVLDDAVGAFEDTGATVERVDPDLGHTKEEIVDAYYTFANVLWGMLLENLQDDGFDPYDADREKLRPYLVDLILESDEPTMKAYRDANVVRTAVLDGLCDLFEEYDLLVSATMAVPPFDHGAYPEAVDGTDVEQYRGWILTQPYNLTGQPAATAPAGLTDDGLPIGMQIAAPRHRDEDVLAAAGALERTRPWHDAYPR